One Gelria sp. Kuro-4 DNA segment encodes these proteins:
- a CDS encoding nucleoside triphosphate pyrophosphohydrolase family protein — protein MAERLKNYALGLIGETGELVDIIKKVLYHDHPVNKEKIREEAGDVLWYLTGILREFDIDLEGTMAFNIEKLKRRYPEGFDVERSRNREAPDDGW, from the coding sequence ATGGCCGAGCGGCTTAAGAATTATGCTTTGGGGTTGATTGGAGAAACTGGTGAGCTTGTGGACATTATCAAAAAGGTTCTTTACCACGACCATCCGGTGAATAAAGAGAAAATCCGTGAGGAAGCCGGTGATGTACTGTGGTACCTTACAGGCATCCTCCGGGAATTCGATATTGACCTGGAGGGGACAATGGCATTCAACATCGAGAAGCTAAAAAGGCGTTACCCTGAAGGCTTCGACGTTGAGCGAAGCCGGAATCGGGAAGCACCGGATGATGGGTGGTGA
- a CDS encoding phage major capsid protein → MATNVAVYESILKEVYAPAISKEFIKNKPLLEKLEKSAEHAEIGGRYFYVPVALLANQGVGTAGELDTITAPTQTVTAGAKYYSFIQWGVCSLSKRALEASVNADAAWENLKNFEFANIIENIRQNTNRQLYGDSVGILTKCGAATSVNVVPITTPKYIFENMYVDIIDTTNGAALATNRKVVAVNRGASPTMTIDGAAVTTTANHGVVRSGSYNKEWDGLAKIVAPTGAVGGIDPATAGYQNWAAYLDTTGGAVGMPLIQKGFDAIELNGGKVDLAVASYGVYRAMANFMESAKRIPVDGTVKLAGGMSGMTWNGVEVYKDQDCPAGTLYLIDYDALQIGQIGEPGWLDTGGTEGGILHYIPRSFAFEAVYYWDGNLITIHRNRLAGITNITEA, encoded by the coding sequence ATGGCAACCAATGTCGCGGTTTATGAAAGCATCTTGAAGGAAGTCTATGCCCCTGCGATTTCTAAAGAATTCATCAAGAACAAGCCTCTCCTGGAGAAGTTGGAGAAGTCTGCGGAGCACGCCGAGATCGGTGGGCGGTACTTCTACGTTCCGGTCGCCCTATTGGCGAACCAGGGCGTTGGTACTGCGGGCGAACTCGACACCATTACGGCTCCGACGCAGACCGTGACCGCCGGTGCTAAGTACTACAGCTTTATCCAGTGGGGTGTGTGCAGCCTGTCCAAACGGGCGCTCGAAGCATCGGTTAACGCTGACGCAGCTTGGGAAAACCTGAAAAACTTCGAGTTTGCCAACATCATTGAGAACATTCGCCAAAACACCAACCGGCAACTTTACGGCGACAGTGTCGGTATTTTGACCAAGTGTGGTGCAGCCACTAGTGTTAACGTCGTCCCTATCACGACTCCGAAGTACATCTTTGAGAACATGTACGTGGATATTATTGACACCACCAACGGTGCTGCCCTGGCGACCAACCGCAAAGTGGTCGCAGTCAACCGCGGCGCTTCTCCGACTATGACCATTGACGGTGCGGCTGTTACTACTACTGCGAATCACGGTGTAGTGCGTTCTGGTTCTTACAACAAGGAATGGGACGGTCTGGCGAAGATTGTCGCTCCTACCGGCGCTGTCGGCGGCATTGACCCGGCCACGGCGGGGTACCAGAACTGGGCTGCTTACCTCGATACTACCGGCGGTGCCGTCGGGATGCCTCTTATTCAGAAGGGCTTTGACGCCATTGAACTCAACGGCGGCAAGGTGGATTTGGCAGTAGCTTCTTACGGCGTTTACCGGGCGATGGCTAACTTTATGGAAAGCGCCAAGCGCATTCCGGTGGACGGCACGGTGAAGCTGGCCGGCGGTATGAGCGGTATGACTTGGAACGGTGTGGAGGTGTACAAGGATCAGGACTGCCCGGCGGGCACGCTCTACCTTATTGATTACGACGCGCTTCAGATCGGTCAGATCGGCGAACCCGGTTGGCTGGATACGGGCGGTACTGAGGGCGGTATCCTCCACTACATTCCGCGCTCGTTCGCGTTTGAGGCAGTGTACTACTGGGATGGCAACTTGATTACGATTCACCGGAACCGTCTGGCGGGCATTACGAACATTACCGAGGCGTAA
- a CDS encoding LamG domain-containing protein translates to MARSPQGYMAKKLSSFAGGLNTSNPVTIADTDLAKATNIEYTTEGRVKVRGGVKKRFSADFASNPVIGIAPYYKADGTTRLVMASGTSLYVDNPHVAFDYDSQTDFKQSGVYTNLDMDSSPGDVRMTEIVLDGFEDGTFDWWTSRDTGWTIDTAVFKTGTRSAKGTGTNQKLVRTFGGNRDAVYVKLACRFAEATVEHYPVKLISPTNTEIQAVVAGADGHFKYWNGTALANFPTDKTYAVDTWYVVEVWTRGGTFWVSIDGQSLTPSGLSLKDSANSAQSQVAKLQVQNAGATAGTMWIDDVEINPIAAVLSRSSVAYKQDGAQVAANVPRYETGKFAQAWWGEEGTTNVVADPSFETGTGWTFGAGGSRISTDHWHGGYCAKSTSNLSEDIQQTNIAVTGGTTHTLSWYGKSDTPGSPAGNGFVHFRLYNSSGVEITTPISGWTYDSGFGYYKIITLQNYWLRDSAQIVLPTNAAKMTLYFSWRSGTNPGTYALYDAIQLEQKPYATSFIDGTRSLETLTIPTAGVLSATQGTLECWIRFDDDIGKLVHAIFDARDTAASVPDYTGPHMFIHEDGKVHFRVGTGSSYYELVGATVLTKGTWYFVAFRWSASGTALLVNGTVEASSTTPPNWVLPAKAYIGCNAYGQFQLDGLIDDLRISSRARTDAEISAAYSSGLPLSWDADTTYLLDFDGDLRLPPDRLGVWTSPVQNATTAQDKSSLTITWQDTVLPNTAVACQVRTSSDGVSWSAWYDQVNGALSAAPAGAYSQVRFILQLLDYAKSPSLHKVTASYEGAPTATLLVGGLGTASHYSFAQLQDSLIVCNGVNFPRKFDGGTTADEIAAAPKAAVACTFKNRVFLAKDATNPSRLWYSGILDLTQWPGYEEVNPNDGDEIMALLPTSMTLLIVKQHSAYYLQGYSPETFQITPAGEGGTISPWGVIWTPYGIFRLDRDGVWATDFRKQILLTEKIQKVWDGLNQRQLDKAALYFYRNKLLVAVPNGISNYNDTLLVYDLSHKAWAVWTGLTPGCFSVFWEFGQWVTLFGSSKSGNVFEFGSYETDAGTPIQGRIVTKHFPLVSEEVTTRLKWVDVYFQTSSTSDSDVTASSLVDGATGPTRTFKVPLSSNPGSLPFRFYPQAFGRTVGMDIAWTGPAELEGMTFVYFPRTARPQRVI, encoded by the coding sequence ATGGCGCGCAGTCCTCAAGGTTACATGGCTAAGAAACTCTCTAGCTTTGCTGGTGGGTTGAATACTTCTAATCCAGTAACTATAGCTGATACTGATTTAGCTAAAGCCACCAACATTGAATACACCACCGAAGGGCGCGTCAAGGTACGTGGTGGTGTGAAGAAACGGTTCAGTGCGGACTTCGCGTCCAACCCGGTTATCGGTATAGCACCGTATTACAAGGCTGATGGCACTACTCGCTTGGTGATGGCGTCGGGAACGTCCCTTTATGTAGACAATCCTCATGTAGCCTTTGACTACGACAGCCAGACCGACTTCAAGCAGAGCGGGGTTTATACCAACCTCGATATGGATAGCTCCCCCGGCGACGTGAGGATGACGGAGATAGTCCTTGACGGCTTCGAGGATGGCACATTTGACTGGTGGACTTCACGCGACACCGGATGGACAATTGACACCGCCGTTTTCAAAACCGGTACACGTTCCGCCAAGGGGACTGGAACGAACCAGAAACTTGTTCGCACCTTTGGCGGTAATAGAGATGCGGTTTATGTCAAACTGGCCTGCCGATTTGCTGAGGCGACTGTGGAACACTACCCGGTCAAGCTCATTTCCCCTACTAATACTGAAATTCAGGCTGTGGTAGCCGGTGCTGACGGTCACTTCAAGTACTGGAACGGTACAGCACTGGCAAATTTCCCAACAGACAAAACGTATGCTGTAGACACATGGTATGTGGTAGAGGTATGGACGCGTGGCGGTACGTTTTGGGTGAGTATTGACGGGCAGAGCTTAACTCCTAGTGGTCTATCGTTGAAAGATTCTGCTAACAGTGCCCAAAGTCAAGTAGCAAAGCTCCAAGTGCAGAATGCCGGGGCTACAGCAGGCACGATGTGGATTGATGATGTGGAGATAAACCCGATAGCGGCGGTGCTTTCCCGCTCCTCCGTCGCCTACAAGCAGGACGGCGCGCAGGTCGCCGCCAATGTGCCCCGGTACGAGACGGGCAAGTTCGCGCAGGCATGGTGGGGTGAGGAGGGGACGACGAACGTTGTCGCCGATCCCTCTTTTGAAACTGGTACGGGTTGGACTTTTGGCGCCGGCGGCAGCAGGATCAGCACTGACCATTGGCACGGAGGCTACTGCGCTAAAAGCACAAGTAACTTAAGCGAAGACATTCAACAGACCAATATTGCCGTGACCGGAGGAACTACGCATACACTTAGTTGGTATGGAAAGTCTGATACACCAGGAAGTCCTGCTGGTAATGGATTTGTGCACTTTAGGCTGTACAATTCCTCTGGCGTTGAGATTACCACGCCTATCAGTGGGTGGACTTACGATTCCGGTTTTGGATATTACAAGATAATAACCTTACAAAATTACTGGCTAAGGGACAGCGCACAGATTGTACTTCCTACCAATGCGGCGAAGATGACGTTGTATTTCTCATGGCGCAGTGGAACGAATCCGGGAACCTATGCTTTATATGACGCTATCCAACTCGAACAAAAGCCCTACGCCACCTCCTTCATCGACGGCACCCGCTCCCTCGAGACCCTGACCATCCCCACGGCGGGGGTGCTGTCGGCGACCCAAGGCACTTTGGAGTGCTGGATCAGGTTTGATGATGATATAGGCAAGCTCGTACATGCTATTTTTGATGCTAGGGATACAGCAGCAAGCGTCCCAGATTATACCGGGCCACACATGTTTATTCACGAAGATGGTAAGGTTCACTTTCGCGTGGGTACTGGCAGTTCTTACTACGAATTAGTTGGCGCAACGGTGCTGACAAAGGGAACCTGGTATTTCGTGGCTTTTCGCTGGAGCGCCTCGGGTACGGCTTTGCTAGTGAATGGTACTGTAGAAGCATCCAGCACTACACCTCCTAACTGGGTTCTGCCAGCCAAGGCATATATTGGGTGTAATGCTTATGGTCAATTCCAACTTGACGGTCTCATCGACGACCTCCGCATCTCCTCCCGCGCCCGGACGGACGCGGAGATCAGCGCGGCGTACAGCAGTGGACTACCCCTATCTTGGGACGCCGATACAACCTACCTGCTCGACTTCGACGGTGATTTGCGGCTCCCTCCTGACCGTCTAGGGGTTTGGACTTCGCCGGTGCAAAACGCCACGACGGCACAGGATAAGTCTTCTTTAACTATAACTTGGCAGGATACAGTTCTTCCCAACACGGCTGTAGCTTGTCAAGTTAGGACTTCTTCGGATGGTGTGAGCTGGTCTGCGTGGTACGACCAAGTGAACGGGGCACTTTCAGCAGCCCCCGCCGGAGCTTATTCGCAGGTGCGGTTTATTTTACAGCTGTTGGATTACGCTAAGTCCCCCAGTTTGCACAAAGTGACGGCCAGTTATGAAGGTGCTCCGACGGCTACGCTTCTGGTGGGCGGTCTCGGCACGGCAAGTCATTACTCCTTCGCACAGTTACAGGATAGTTTGATAGTCTGCAACGGTGTCAATTTCCCGAGGAAGTTTGATGGTGGTACTACAGCCGATGAAATAGCTGCTGCGCCGAAAGCAGCAGTGGCCTGCACGTTCAAAAACAGGGTTTTCTTAGCTAAGGACGCCACGAACCCATCCCGCCTGTGGTACTCGGGGATTTTGGACCTTACCCAGTGGCCTGGATACGAAGAGGTTAATCCTAATGACGGCGATGAGATAATGGCGCTCCTGCCGACCTCCATGACGCTTCTTATTGTAAAACAGCACAGCGCCTATTACCTGCAAGGCTATTCGCCCGAGACCTTCCAAATTACCCCTGCCGGCGAGGGTGGTACGATATCTCCATGGGGAGTGATCTGGACGCCATACGGCATCTTTCGCCTTGACCGTGACGGGGTTTGGGCCACAGACTTCCGTAAACAGATACTGCTTACAGAGAAAATTCAAAAGGTGTGGGATGGCCTAAACCAGCGCCAGCTTGATAAAGCGGCGCTCTACTTCTACCGTAATAAGCTCCTGGTGGCTGTTCCCAACGGCATTAGCAACTACAACGACACGCTCCTTGTTTACGACCTGTCCCATAAAGCCTGGGCTGTGTGGACTGGGCTTACTCCCGGCTGCTTCAGTGTCTTTTGGGAGTTTGGGCAATGGGTGACGCTGTTTGGTTCTTCTAAATCAGGCAACGTGTTTGAGTTCGGTTCTTATGAAACTGATGCCGGTACACCTATTCAAGGTCGAATTGTCACAAAACACTTCCCGTTGGTGTCTGAAGAAGTGACAACCCGCCTAAAGTGGGTGGATGTCTACTTCCAAACCTCCTCAACAAGTGACTCAGACGTAACTGCAAGCTCGCTGGTGGATGGCGCTACTGGCCCCACACGCACGTTTAAGGTACCCCTATCTTCCAACCCTGGTAGTCTGCCGTTCCGGTTCTACCCACAGGCGTTTGGGCGCACCGTCGGCATGGACATCGCGTGGACAGGGCCTGCTGAGCTTGAGGGCATGACCTTTGTGTACTTCCCAAGGACAGCACGTCCGCAGAGGGTGATTTAA
- a CDS encoding copper amine oxidase N-terminal domain-containing protein — protein MKRKSLAITILVLVLVFASSLAYAGRGITILVNGVPLQSSVPPQEINGTVLVPLRAVSEALGCQVNWNAVTNTVTITKSIIQTPQPQQIPAFAQGAVNRWSENIKEPLINGPKDFVGVIQQALTLLAKNDYHTFLNVEAFVPTIIMADLNNGSAASSGLAGVQFDRKTFYEVCKGYTSQEVTALYAALLAHEAAHIQLHSIGLHDVVSENDREAICYLVELRIARKVGAPRQQITFMQQQVKKYINP, from the coding sequence ATGAAGAGAAAGTCCCTAGCTATCACCATCCTTGTTCTGGTTTTGGTGTTTGCAAGTAGCCTAGCATACGCCGGGAGGGGCATCACCATTCTAGTCAATGGTGTGCCCCTCCAAAGCTCGGTACCACCTCAAGAAATTAACGGAACCGTCTTGGTGCCACTGCGTGCGGTCAGTGAAGCTTTGGGTTGTCAGGTCAATTGGAATGCTGTCACAAACACGGTGACAATCACCAAATCAATTATCCAAACCCCCCAACCACAACAAATACCCGCGTTTGCACAAGGGGCAGTCAACCGATGGAGCGAAAACATAAAAGAGCCATTGATAAACGGCCCCAAAGATTTTGTGGGGGTAATACAGCAGGCATTAACATTATTAGCAAAGAACGACTATCACACCTTTCTCAACGTCGAAGCTTTTGTTCCAACTATCATCATGGCAGACTTAAACAATGGTTCGGCTGCTTCTAGCGGTTTGGCCGGTGTCCAATTTGATCGAAAAACCTTCTATGAAGTGTGTAAGGGCTACACATCACAGGAAGTAACGGCACTCTATGCGGCATTGTTAGCACACGAAGCAGCACATATACAATTGCATAGCATAGGGCTTCATGACGTTGTTTCCGAAAACGACCGAGAGGCTATTTGTTACTTGGTGGAGCTACGAATTGCACGTAAGGTAGGAGCACCAAGGCAGCAAATAACGTTTATGCAACAACAAGTGAAGAAGTACATCAATCCATGA
- a CDS encoding glucosaminidase domain-containing protein — MRLYTPDATRKLLRPTLDRCGYILDYEGQTTALVAAPPHWGTVSVTDVLKALAALNEQFPLGWLKDFPVFITDLQYMYYDGRTWSDTGTVAKTYPQYIIICAQADFDEPRAAMVITHELGHAVMLHLTDSKEFYGKETPMLAAYRKLRNLGPEINYGWAWEDQLYEVFAEDFRWLFGSSTAKLERFRTMDEAVDPKPPSEEIRRWFLDLIPKPVPEFHVQVITGKEESQEMRPGEFIDLVKLGAIESYRKYGILPSITIAQAALESGWGKAHIQYNLFGIKWTEGCGYAKVAKTTTEYVNGVAKTVTAYFRGYKDFNESILDHAKLLASPRYLKVRQAKNYQEAARALQECGYATDPEYADKLVSIITAHALWGIDKEVSDVFRDIEGHWAKADIEAVAKAGLMSGYPDGRFGPDEPVTRAQLAAVVNRLLKREG; from the coding sequence GTGAGGTTGTACACGCCTGATGCAACACGGAAGCTCCTGAGACCGACGTTAGACCGCTGTGGTTATATCCTGGATTATGAAGGGCAAACCACAGCTTTGGTTGCAGCACCGCCGCATTGGGGTACAGTTTCGGTTACGGACGTGCTCAAGGCTCTGGCGGCCTTAAATGAGCAGTTCCCATTGGGTTGGCTAAAGGATTTCCCAGTGTTCATCACCGACCTTCAATACATGTACTACGACGGGCGTACCTGGAGTGACACCGGTACGGTTGCCAAGACCTACCCACAGTATATCATCATTTGCGCCCAGGCCGATTTTGATGAACCTCGGGCGGCGATGGTGATTACCCATGAGCTTGGACACGCTGTGATGCTTCACCTCACAGACAGCAAGGAGTTTTATGGTAAAGAAACGCCGATGCTGGCTGCCTACAGAAAGCTGCGTAACCTTGGGCCGGAGATAAACTACGGCTGGGCATGGGAAGATCAGCTATATGAAGTCTTTGCCGAGGACTTTAGATGGTTGTTTGGAAGTTCGACAGCTAAGCTGGAGCGTTTCCGAACAATGGATGAGGCCGTTGATCCGAAACCGCCTAGTGAAGAAATTCGCAGGTGGTTTCTTGATTTGATCCCCAAACCTGTGCCGGAGTTTCATGTTCAGGTTATCACAGGAAAGGAGGAATCGCAGGAAATGCGTCCCGGAGAATTCATTGACTTAGTTAAACTGGGGGCCATTGAAAGCTACAGAAAGTACGGCATTCTACCCTCAATTACCATTGCTCAGGCAGCTTTGGAGTCTGGTTGGGGTAAAGCTCATATCCAGTATAACCTTTTCGGAATCAAATGGACAGAAGGTTGCGGGTATGCCAAGGTTGCCAAAACCACTACGGAGTACGTTAACGGCGTAGCCAAGACAGTGACGGCGTATTTCCGAGGATATAAAGACTTCAACGAAAGCATCCTCGATCATGCAAAGCTGCTGGCCTCCCCCCGATACTTGAAAGTGCGACAAGCCAAGAACTACCAGGAGGCAGCCAGAGCATTACAAGAGTGTGGTTACGCAACCGATCCCGAGTACGCAGATAAGCTGGTTTCCATAATCACTGCTCATGCTTTGTGGGGCATTGATAAGGAGGTATCAGACGTGTTCAGGGACATCGAAGGTCATTGGGCTAAGGCCGACATCGAGGCAGTTGCCAAAGCCGGTCTCATGAGTGGCTACCCGGACGGACGTTTCGGCCCGGATGAACCCGTTACCCGTGCTCAGTTGGCGGCAGTAGTGAACAGGTTGCTTAAAAGGGAGGGATAA
- a CDS encoding holin family protein, whose product MTLADFKAAVGVVGGVIVYYLGGWDIALYALLMVMVLDYLTGVSKAVYLGKLNSYIGFKGITKKVAYLFLVALAAQVDLITGATGAVRSIVIMFLFANEGLSIVENLAEMEVPIPDTIRNALEVLKAKDKNGGK is encoded by the coding sequence GTGACGCTTGCTGATTTCAAGGCTGCTGTAGGAGTTGTCGGTGGAGTTATAGTTTACTATCTGGGAGGGTGGGACATAGCTTTGTACGCGCTTCTTATGGTAATGGTACTTGACTACCTTACAGGCGTAAGCAAAGCTGTGTACCTGGGCAAACTCAACAGCTATATCGGCTTTAAGGGCATTACCAAAAAGGTCGCTTACCTGTTTCTTGTAGCTTTGGCAGCACAGGTCGATCTCATTACAGGGGCGACCGGAGCGGTGAGAAGCATCGTTATCATGTTCTTGTTTGCTAACGAAGGATTGTCTATAGTGGAAAATCTAGCCGAGATGGAAGTACCAATTCCAGATACTATCCGCAACGCATTAGAGGTATTAAAGGCTAAGGACAAGAACGGGGGTAAATAA
- a CDS encoding metallophosphoesterase translates to MLYHAVALPTDIKAAYLVPISDLHVGDPLFDEQKFMRLADWIAQTPNAWVVLLGDLMNTALKSSKSDIYQERLNPQQQLRYAKKLLLPIKDRILAAVEGNHEQRIMREDGIDTTELLADELGVFYSPHSVLLKITLGAGSKNGKPQCYTVYATHGVGSGRTVGAKANSLRRLRDIVLADIYITGHIHWMTAFQETYYVPDTRNNKITETKLTFVSSSSFLKWGGYAEEKLLVPSKLGVPRIRLDGTRKDVHVSI, encoded by the coding sequence TTGCTTTATCATGCCGTGGCCCTGCCTACGGACATTAAAGCAGCCTACCTTGTGCCTATTTCGGATTTACACGTAGGCGATCCTTTATTTGATGAGCAGAAGTTTATGCGCCTTGCTGACTGGATTGCTCAAACACCAAACGCATGGGTAGTTCTGTTAGGCGACTTGATGAACACGGCCTTGAAAAGCTCCAAGAGCGACATTTACCAAGAGAGACTAAATCCGCAGCAGCAACTGCGGTACGCCAAGAAGTTACTCCTGCCAATCAAGGACCGTATTCTGGCCGCCGTCGAGGGCAATCACGAACAGCGGATCATGCGTGAGGACGGCATAGACACCACTGAGCTTCTGGCAGATGAATTGGGGGTTTTCTACTCACCCCATTCCGTCCTCCTAAAAATCACCTTGGGCGCGGGCAGTAAGAACGGTAAGCCACAGTGCTACACGGTTTATGCCACGCATGGAGTGGGGTCGGGCCGCACGGTAGGAGCTAAGGCCAACTCGCTTCGTAGGCTGCGAGATATCGTACTGGCCGATATCTACATCACAGGGCACATCCACTGGATGACCGCCTTCCAAGAAACCTACTACGTCCCCGATACTCGAAATAACAAAATCACAGAAACAAAACTCACTTTCGTCTCTTCGAGTTCCTTCCTGAAGTGGGGCGGGTACGCAGAAGAAAAGCTCCTGGTGCCTAGCAAGTTGGGGGTTCCACGTATCCGGCTAGATGGTACCAGAAAGGACGTGCATGTCTCGATATGA
- a CDS encoding DNA polymerase: MVRVLARGKDIRPDGAQCDKCTLQDYPCVGGCGPAQADIVICGEAPGPTEAARGVPFVGRAGKLLDTVLKEVGIDRDECYLTNACLCAPEPIRPPKPKELKACLPRLWREVLAHRPKVVIALGNTALKALAGKHGISNWHGALLSPDLPEAVDTTIVPAYHPAAVLRSPRLYQDLKTDLEKALLVLQGKLEPPKESSSDVKTVVIDNVEDARELIDRLWQLYHGQEVALDVETSSTGELLCIGLSWKPGTAVVVTKNALQNNYIRDKLDVALGRLTIVGHNLKYDLQVLWRHGIPSPCTGADTMLEHYLLNNLPGTHGLKQLAKDYLNMPEYDAELKPYHKTGFENCPPETLYRYNAKDASYTLQLHRLFQERLSENDHRVLETLLYPASDVLARMESLGVLVDIPLLRNMDIEYATAVDDLLHQLHQHAGHEFNPNSHKQLLEVLYKELELPIPGRLSSDKDALEELKGYHPIVDVLLEYRTKKKLHSTYVKALLEAADINGRVHTTFNLHGTVTGRLSSSNPVNLQNIPKDSDIRKIFIATPGYTLVEGDLSQAEVRGLAYYSQDENLIQAIRAGGDMHIRTACLMFKVKPEEVTKEMRQKAKHLTFGVIYQMSAPSLAAELGISVSEAEDLIEEYFKAFPQAQEWIEETKRKVLEVGKVSTPFGRTRNFGFIGNDNRNEVLRQAVNAPIQSLASDVTLTALIKAGRCLVGNPNTRLLLTVHDSILLETKEDPVEVARWLQGIMSAPVLDGSVPFDAEVKIGPSWGELKTIEEYLSAKAA, from the coding sequence GTGGTTCGGGTGTTGGCACGAGGGAAAGACATTCGGCCTGACGGTGCTCAGTGTGATAAATGCACATTACAAGATTACCCCTGTGTAGGTGGTTGTGGGCCTGCCCAGGCAGACATAGTGATCTGCGGGGAGGCCCCTGGCCCCACCGAAGCGGCCCGCGGCGTGCCCTTTGTCGGGAGGGCGGGAAAGCTGCTTGACACAGTGTTAAAAGAGGTTGGCATTGACCGAGATGAATGTTACCTCACCAATGCCTGTTTGTGTGCACCTGAACCTATCCGCCCCCCAAAACCGAAGGAGTTGAAGGCGTGCCTCCCCCGGCTGTGGCGGGAAGTTTTAGCACACCGGCCAAAGGTGGTTATTGCCCTTGGCAATACGGCCCTCAAAGCCCTTGCCGGCAAGCACGGGATCAGCAATTGGCACGGGGCGCTCCTCAGTCCTGACCTACCAGAGGCTGTAGACACAACCATCGTTCCAGCGTACCATCCTGCCGCTGTACTGCGGTCTCCAAGATTGTACCAGGACCTAAAGACCGACTTGGAAAAAGCGTTGCTGGTGTTACAAGGAAAATTAGAGCCACCGAAAGAATCCTCCAGCGATGTCAAGACAGTGGTAATTGACAATGTAGAAGACGCACGTGAACTGATTGACCGTTTGTGGCAATTGTACCATGGTCAAGAAGTCGCTTTAGACGTTGAGACATCTAGCACAGGGGAGTTACTATGTATCGGTCTATCTTGGAAGCCGGGCACGGCCGTAGTGGTAACAAAGAACGCTTTGCAAAACAACTACATTCGTGATAAGTTGGATGTTGCTTTGGGTAGGTTGACCATCGTCGGGCACAATCTCAAATACGACCTTCAGGTTTTGTGGAGACATGGAATTCCAAGCCCATGCACAGGGGCAGACACCATGTTGGAACACTATTTGCTGAACAACCTGCCCGGCACGCACGGCCTGAAGCAACTAGCCAAGGACTACCTCAACATGCCGGAGTACGACGCCGAGCTTAAGCCGTACCACAAGACCGGGTTTGAAAACTGCCCTCCAGAGACCTTGTACAGGTACAACGCCAAGGACGCCAGCTATACCCTTCAGTTGCACAGGTTGTTTCAGGAAAGGCTTTCTGAAAACGATCACAGGGTGCTGGAAACCCTTTTGTACCCAGCCAGCGATGTGCTCGCCAGAATGGAATCCCTCGGCGTCCTTGTGGATATACCTTTACTGCGGAACATGGACATTGAGTACGCCACTGCCGTAGATGATTTACTGCACCAGCTTCACCAGCATGCCGGGCATGAATTCAACCCGAACTCCCACAAACAGCTTCTAGAGGTGCTGTACAAAGAATTGGAATTGCCGATTCCTGGTAGGCTGTCTTCCGACAAAGATGCTCTGGAGGAGCTTAAAGGGTATCATCCCATCGTGGACGTGCTGTTAGAGTACCGCACTAAGAAAAAATTGCACTCTACTTACGTTAAAGCCTTGCTTGAAGCTGCCGACATTAACGGTAGAGTCCACACCACCTTCAACCTTCACGGAACAGTTACCGGGCGGCTTTCCAGCAGCAACCCAGTTAACCTGCAGAACATCCCCAAGGACAGTGACATACGAAAAATCTTCATTGCCACACCGGGCTATACACTGGTGGAAGGTGATTTGTCTCAAGCTGAAGTCCGTGGGTTGGCGTACTACTCACAGGACGAAAATCTCATCCAGGCCATTCGTGCCGGCGGCGACATGCACATTCGCACAGCCTGTCTCATGTTCAAGGTCAAGCCAGAAGAAGTGACCAAGGAGATGCGCCAGAAAGCAAAACACCTCACCTTCGGCGTAATTTATCAAATGTCCGCCCCATCCCTGGCGGCAGAGCTAGGAATTTCAGTGAGTGAGGCAGAAGATTTAATTGAGGAGTATTTCAAGGCGTTCCCACAGGCACAGGAGTGGATTGAGGAAACCAAGCGCAAAGTGTTAGAGGTGGGCAAGGTTTCTACACCCTTCGGGCGCACTCGCAACTTCGGGTTTATTGGAAACGACAATCGCAACGAAGTCTTACGACAGGCTGTAAATGCACCAATTCAATCGCTGGCGAGCGACGTAACGCTCACCGCTCTCATCAAGGCTGGCAGGTGCTTGGTAGGCAACCCGAACACACGCCTGTTGCTTACGGTGCATGATTCAATCCTGCTCGAAACCAAAGAAGACCCCGTAGAAGTGGCCCGCTGGTTGCAGGGAATCATGTCTGCCCCGGTACTGGACGGCAGTGTACCCTTTGACGCTGAAGTCAAGATCGGCCCTTCCTGGGGAGAACTTAAAACCATTGAGGAATACTTATCCGCAAAGGCGGCATAA